One genomic segment of Kiritimatiella glycovorans includes these proteins:
- the tpiA gene encoding triose-phosphate isomerase — protein MRKMIVAGNWKMNKTVAEAADLVDALKIDLAECQEVEVVVCPPFTALKPVSDRISETQIALGAQNMYWEREGAYTGEVSPAMLKEFYCRYVILGHSERRAYFGETDESVNRKLKAALENNLRPIMCVGETLEQRDADETADVVTRQVRQGLADVDPDDLRRVVIAYEPVWAIGTGRTASAEQAQEVHALIRTLLVEKSNDTVAQSVRIQYGGSVKPNNAAELFACEDIDGGLIGGAALDARSFTDIVKAAM, from the coding sequence ATGCGGAAGATGATTGTGGCGGGGAACTGGAAGATGAATAAAACCGTGGCCGAGGCCGCGGACCTGGTCGATGCCCTCAAGATCGACCTGGCGGAGTGCCAGGAAGTGGAAGTGGTGGTCTGCCCGCCGTTTACCGCGCTCAAGCCGGTCAGCGACCGGATCTCGGAAACCCAGATCGCGCTGGGCGCGCAGAATATGTACTGGGAGCGTGAAGGGGCCTACACGGGCGAGGTCTCGCCCGCGATGCTGAAGGAATTCTACTGCCGCTACGTGATTCTCGGCCACAGCGAACGGCGCGCGTACTTCGGCGAGACCGACGAAAGCGTCAACCGCAAGCTCAAGGCGGCCCTCGAGAACAACCTGCGGCCGATCATGTGCGTCGGCGAAACCCTGGAGCAGCGTGATGCGGACGAGACCGCGGACGTCGTGACGCGCCAGGTGCGGCAGGGGCTCGCGGACGTGGATCCCGACGACCTGCGGCGGGTCGTGATCGCCTACGAACCGGTCTGGGCCATCGGGACGGGACGGACGGCGTCCGCGGAGCAGGCCCAGGAAGTGCACGCCCTGATCCGCACGCTGCTCGTGGAGAAGTCGAACGACACCGTCGCCCAGTCCGTGCGCATCCAGTACGGCGGTAGCGTGAAGCCGAATAATGCCGCGGAACTCTTCGCGTGCGAGGATATCGACGGCGGCCTCATCGGAGGGGCCGCGCTCGACGCGCGCTCGTTTACGGACATCGTCAAAGCCGCCATGTGA
- the secG gene encoding preprotein translocase subunit SecG, whose translation MQMLRILLIVLEALCSVMLITLILLQKSKGQGLGVAFGGTAGESFFGARAGNVLTKWTVYLAIFFLVNTVVLGLLFTGGGSSSVMGPAEETRGEVREVEKASPEDLELPEDAAVPAE comes from the coding sequence ATGCAGATGCTGCGCATTTTGCTGATCGTGCTCGAAGCCCTCTGCAGCGTGATGCTGATCACGCTGATCCTGCTTCAGAAGTCGAAAGGACAGGGGCTCGGGGTGGCGTTCGGCGGCACGGCCGGAGAATCGTTCTTCGGCGCGCGCGCGGGCAACGTCCTCACGAAGTGGACCGTCTACCTTGCGATCTTCTTCCTCGTGAATACGGTCGTGCTCGGCCTGCTTTTCACCGGGGGCGGCAGTTCCTCGGTGATGGGACCGGCCGAAGAGACCCGCGGCGAGGTGCGCGAGGTGGAGAAGGCCAGTCCGGAGGACCTCGAGCTGCCCGAAGACGCCGCCGTTCCCGCCGAGTGA
- a CDS encoding ABC transporter substrate-binding protein: MEHEPAYRRSGFTPLQAVPVLAAVLALLLTGCGSDPLVPEDTGEQVLYGPTVRIQGFDPVRSGDVASSMAIARIYEGLLQYAYLDRPYRVRPLLARSMPEVSEDGLTYTFRVREGIRFQDDPCFAETDGKGRELTAQDFVYSIKRVADVKNASPGYWAFQGRIRGLDAFREASKGEQPTDYDREVEGLTAPGRYTLRFELLEPYPQLLWILAMHYAFAVPREAVEYYGDEFLNHPVGTGPFVLDSWKRNYRVEFVRNPAWTGDGRVERYPSEGSPADRRAGLLADAGERLPFLDRIVQFVVEDSTTQWMMFLAGQFSLSGISRDNWDAVVTPEKELGGVLRERGVDMVSSPTLDLFYIGFNMDDPVVGSHPDPRIDARRRKLRQAMACAFDHEEWTRFYNNRIAPAYGPIPEPLAGSRAKPGPYAFNLEKARRLIAEAGYPEGVDPETGRRLELNLEVGAAAAGDTRQSVELFAHFMDRIGIRISPSYNNWPTFMDKLNRGQAQLFRLGWVADYPDAENFFQLFYGPNRSPGPNHANYRNPQFDRLYERIRTMMPSDERTEICRRMAAIVIEDSPWIFMHQPMSYALVHSWVRNYKPHDFPYGMGKYRRIDMSQFSRWRRTYGEERMGLSVETGAGEEGEAGSESESESESE, translated from the coding sequence ATGGAGCATGAGCCCGCGTACCGCCGTTCCGGTTTCACTCCGCTGCAGGCGGTCCCCGTGCTGGCGGCGGTGCTGGCTCTCCTGCTGACGGGCTGCGGTTCGGATCCGCTGGTGCCCGAAGATACCGGCGAGCAGGTCCTGTACGGCCCCACCGTGCGCATCCAGGGCTTCGACCCCGTGCGCTCCGGCGACGTGGCGTCGTCGATGGCGATCGCTCGCATCTACGAGGGCCTGCTCCAGTACGCCTATCTCGACCGTCCCTACCGCGTCAGGCCGCTGCTGGCGCGCTCGATGCCCGAGGTCTCGGAGGACGGCCTGACCTACACGTTCAGGGTCCGCGAGGGGATCCGCTTCCAGGACGATCCGTGTTTTGCGGAGACGGACGGAAAGGGGCGCGAGCTGACCGCGCAGGACTTCGTCTACTCGATCAAGCGCGTGGCGGACGTCAAGAACGCTTCCCCCGGATACTGGGCATTCCAGGGCCGGATCCGGGGGCTCGACGCTTTCCGCGAGGCCTCGAAGGGCGAGCAGCCTACGGATTACGACCGCGAGGTGGAGGGATTGACCGCCCCCGGACGCTACACGCTGCGCTTCGAACTGCTCGAACCCTATCCGCAGCTGCTCTGGATTCTCGCCATGCACTACGCCTTCGCCGTGCCGCGCGAGGCGGTGGAGTATTACGGGGACGAATTCCTGAACCATCCCGTTGGCACCGGCCCGTTCGTGCTCGACAGCTGGAAGCGCAACTATCGTGTCGAGTTCGTGCGTAACCCGGCGTGGACCGGAGACGGGCGCGTGGAACGCTATCCCTCCGAAGGGTCGCCCGCCGACCGCCGCGCCGGGCTGCTCGCAGACGCGGGTGAGCGTCTTCCCTTCCTCGACCGTATCGTGCAGTTCGTCGTCGAGGATTCCACCACGCAGTGGATGATGTTTCTCGCCGGCCAGTTCAGCCTGAGCGGCATCTCGCGCGATAACTGGGATGCCGTGGTCACGCCCGAAAAAGAACTTGGCGGAGTGCTCCGCGAACGCGGCGTCGACATGGTCTCCAGCCCCACGCTCGATCTCTTCTATATCGGATTCAACATGGACGACCCCGTCGTCGGCTCCCACCCGGACCCGCGCATCGATGCGCGCCGCCGTAAACTGCGTCAGGCCATGGCCTGCGCCTTCGACCACGAGGAATGGACGCGCTTTTACAACAACCGTATCGCCCCCGCCTACGGCCCCATCCCCGAGCCCCTGGCGGGAAGCCGCGCGAAACCCGGCCCCTACGCGTTCAACCTCGAGAAAGCCAGGCGGCTGATCGCCGAAGCGGGCTATCCGGAGGGCGTCGATCCCGAGACCGGCCGCAGACTGGAGCTGAACCTCGAGGTCGGCGCGGCCGCGGCGGGCGATACCCGCCAGTCCGTCGAGTTGTTCGCGCACTTCATGGACCGCATCGGGATCCGGATCTCCCCGAGCTATAACAACTGGCCCACCTTCATGGATAAACTCAACCGCGGCCAGGCCCAGCTCTTCCGGCTCGGATGGGTCGCCGACTATCCCGACGCCGAGAACTTTTTCCAGCTCTTCTACGGCCCCAACCGCTCGCCCGGACCCAATCATGCCAATTACCGCAACCCCCAGTTCGACCGCCTCTATGAGCGCATCCGGACCATGATGCCCTCGGACGAACGCACGGAGATCTGCAGGCGGATGGCCGCAATCGTGATCGAGGATTCCCCCTGGATTTTCATGCATCAGCCGATGAGCTACGCGCTCGTCCATTCCTGGGTGCGGAACTATAAACCGCACGACTTCCCGTACGGCATGGGCAAGTACCGCCGGATCGATATGTCGCAGTTCAGCCGGTGGAGACGAACGTACGGCGAAGAGAGAATGGGACTGAGCGTGGAGACGGGAGCCGGGGAAGAAGGGGAAGCAGGATCAGAGTCAGAATCAGAATCAGAATCAGAGTAA
- a CDS encoding ABC transporter permease: MIPTVFGVILITFILFNVVGGSPAAMTLGKNVSGKMLEEFDEQRGFNKPLIFGWRTGTRAYEDTRFETRAGPWREVDDVSYRGGEGGVIRLEQSGSYELPLAFELRPDTEYEWRVEYRLEEGTGHPAHFCGRELRSGEWERARIRCAGSDPQIVRTAGRALEFRSIRLRRMMPHPFDSQFVYYLGQILRLDFGTSLSMKEKVSTLLLNGIGPSLMLTVPIFLAGLVVSVVLALLCAFFRDTWVDRFFVVLAVALMSVNYLVWIVAGQYVFAYRLGWFPVWGFESWRYLLLPVLIGVISSLGMNLRFYRTVVLDEMYRDYVRTARAKGVSRTRILFTHVLKNAMVPIITNVVIAIPFLYTGSLLLESFFGIPGLGYLGVNAINSSDVDVMRALVLLGAIMFVVANLLTDICYAWVDPRVKLR; encoded by the coding sequence ATGATCCCGACGGTGTTCGGGGTCATCCTGATCACGTTCATCCTGTTCAACGTGGTCGGCGGGAGTCCCGCGGCGATGACGCTCGGCAAGAACGTCTCCGGGAAAATGCTGGAGGAGTTCGATGAGCAGCGCGGATTCAACAAGCCGCTGATTTTCGGATGGCGCACCGGGACCCGGGCGTACGAGGACACGCGGTTCGAGACCCGCGCCGGGCCCTGGCGGGAGGTCGACGACGTCTCGTACCGCGGCGGGGAGGGCGGCGTGATCCGGCTCGAACAGAGCGGCAGCTACGAGCTTCCCCTCGCGTTCGAACTGCGCCCGGACACGGAGTACGAGTGGCGCGTGGAATACCGCCTGGAGGAGGGGACCGGCCATCCCGCGCATTTCTGCGGCCGGGAACTGCGCTCCGGAGAATGGGAGCGCGCGCGCATCCGCTGCGCCGGGAGCGACCCGCAGATCGTGCGTACGGCCGGCCGCGCGCTGGAGTTCCGGTCGATCCGTCTGCGTCGGATGATGCCTCACCCGTTCGACTCGCAGTTTGTCTACTACCTGGGCCAGATTCTCCGCCTCGATTTCGGTACCTCGCTCAGCATGAAGGAGAAGGTCTCCACATTACTGCTCAACGGTATCGGTCCCTCGCTGATGCTGACCGTGCCGATCTTTCTCGCCGGACTGGTCGTCTCCGTCGTACTCGCCCTCCTGTGCGCGTTTTTCCGCGACACGTGGGTCGATCGATTTTTCGTCGTCCTCGCCGTCGCCCTGATGAGCGTGAACTACCTGGTCTGGATCGTCGCCGGCCAGTACGTTTTTGCCTACCGGCTCGGATGGTTTCCGGTCTGGGGGTTTGAGTCGTGGCGTTACCTCCTCCTTCCCGTACTGATCGGCGTCATCAGCAGCCTGGGGATGAACCTGCGCTTCTACCGGACGGTGGTGCTGGACGAGATGTACCGCGATTACGTCCGCACGGCCCGCGCGAAGGGCGTGTCCAGAACGCGCATCCTCTTCACCCACGTGCTCAAGAACGCGATGGTGCCGATCATTACCAACGTGGTCATCGCGATCCCGTTCCTCTACACCGGAAGCCTGCTGCTGGAGAGTTTTTTCGGCATCCCGGGACTGGGGTATCTCGGGGTCAACGCGATCAATTCCTCGGACGTCGACGTGATGCGCGCCCTCGTCCTGCTGGGTGCGATCATGTTCGTCGTGGCGAACCTGTTGACGGATATCTGCTACGCGTGGGTCGATCCGCGCGTGAAACTTCGATAA
- a CDS encoding ABC transporter permease has translation MHVEHTSPHGGNGPETSGGTSLWAEAWRRLRRNRIAMVCLAVVAVYTLLALYGEAVYQYYEWTDTTPAYRTAHMDRTYQPPGPEHWMGTDGLGRDVLQRLVQGTRIAYHVGIITSLIAIPIGVVLGCIAGYFGGRVDDFVVWLYSTFAAIPGLLFILAIAMVVGKGLLGVYLGIGLTTWVSLCRLIRGEVIKHKAQPYVTAAQALGMHPLRIVFRHILPNVLHVVIVTFTLRFPAAVGTEVFMSFLGIGAESEPSWGIMISSARLRLWQGVWWEMTFVTLAIFLLVLAFNLLGDALRDALDPRLRT, from the coding sequence ATGCACGTGGAGCACACTTCACCACACGGCGGGAACGGCCCGGAGACCTCCGGAGGCACTTCGCTCTGGGCGGAGGCGTGGCGGAGGCTCCGGCGCAACCGCATCGCCATGGTCTGCCTGGCCGTGGTGGCGGTCTACACGCTGCTGGCGCTCTACGGGGAGGCGGTCTACCAGTATTACGAATGGACCGATACGACGCCCGCCTACCGCACGGCGCACATGGACCGGACGTACCAGCCGCCGGGGCCGGAACACTGGATGGGTACCGACGGCCTCGGGCGCGATGTCCTGCAGCGGCTGGTGCAGGGCACGCGCATCGCCTACCACGTCGGAATCATCACCTCGCTGATCGCCATCCCCATCGGCGTCGTGCTCGGCTGCATCGCCGGGTATTTCGGGGGCCGAGTGGACGACTTCGTGGTCTGGCTGTACTCGACGTTCGCGGCGATTCCCGGGCTCCTTTTTATTCTCGCCATCGCGATGGTGGTCGGCAAAGGCCTGCTGGGGGTCTACCTGGGGATCGGGCTGACCACCTGGGTCAGCCTCTGCCGCCTGATCCGCGGGGAGGTGATCAAGCATAAGGCCCAGCCCTACGTCACGGCGGCGCAGGCCCTCGGAATGCATCCGCTCAGAATCGTCTTCCGCCATATCCTGCCCAACGTGCTGCACGTGGTGATCGTGACGTTCACGCTGCGGTTCCCGGCGGCGGTGGGTACCGAGGTCTTCATGAGCTTTCTCGGAATCGGCGCGGAGAGCGAGCCCTCGTGGGGCATCATGATCAGCAGCGCCCGCCTGCGCCTCTGGCAGGGGGTGTGGTGGGAGATGACCTTCGTCACGCTGGCGATCTTCCTGCTGGTGCTCGCGTTCAACCTGCTGGGCGACGCCCTGCGCGACGCGCTCGACCCGCGCCTGCGGACCTGA
- a CDS encoding helix-turn-helix transcriptional regulator → MDASQITVSPEDYRPRVRIAWSIRPAAGTSWGPRRIPDFEFIHVAEGRLRVDVPEGDFVAEPGGVVTLYPQEMHRLVMDSEGGRLDCVHAEFVRDLTWSSGGYRPQPWPERYTAVDAELPGLFHRCTRTFTGTEPRRMLLCETIARELMIRLAVRWERGSCGVFPERMHGMMQYVREHCTERIGRDDLAARFHVTPQYVNQLFRRHLGMTPTELVHRERIARAFDVLQREEGSVKEAAYAVGFSDPYYFSRVFKKVYGVAPSEVRP, encoded by the coding sequence ATGGACGCAAGTCAGATTACAGTATCTCCGGAGGACTACCGGCCGCGGGTGCGTATCGCGTGGTCGATCCGGCCGGCGGCGGGGACGTCCTGGGGGCCGCGGAGGATTCCCGATTTCGAATTCATCCACGTGGCCGAGGGGAGGCTGCGGGTGGATGTCCCCGAAGGCGACTTCGTGGCGGAACCCGGCGGCGTGGTGACCCTGTATCCGCAGGAGATGCACCGGCTGGTGATGGATTCGGAGGGGGGGCGTCTGGATTGTGTTCACGCCGAGTTCGTACGCGATCTCACCTGGTCTTCCGGGGGATACCGGCCGCAGCCTTGGCCGGAGCGGTACACCGCGGTCGATGCGGAACTTCCCGGACTCTTTCATCGCTGCACGCGCACCTTCACCGGAACGGAACCTCGCCGGATGCTGCTGTGCGAAACGATCGCCCGCGAGTTGATGATACGTCTCGCGGTGCGGTGGGAGCGGGGATCGTGCGGCGTATTCCCGGAACGGATGCATGGCATGATGCAGTACGTGCGTGAACACTGCACGGAACGCATCGGCCGGGACGACCTGGCCGCGCGGTTCCATGTGACGCCGCAGTACGTCAACCAGCTCTTCCGGCGTCACCTCGGCATGACCCCGACCGAACTGGTGCACCGCGAGCGCATTGCGCGTGCGTTCGACGTCCTGCAGCGGGAGGAGGGTTCGGTGAAGGAGGCGGCCTACGCCGTGGGATTTTCGGATCCCTACTATTTTTCGCGCGTGTTCAAAAAGGTTTATGGAGTAGCTCCGAGCGAGGTGCGGCCGTGA
- a CDS encoding HAD family hydrolase: MTKPEYAILFDIDGTLLDSGGAGRRAYARAMREVYGMPGHLEGVSFSGATDRAMLEHLLELHGLESGDSEEDRFFRLLPELLEIELQSHPPRVFPGVHKLLEALHTDARFVLGLVTGNVEPAARIKLRCAGLGRYFERGGFGCDHADRIEIARRGLRRMGTFRAGCLVGDTPSDIAAARAHGLIAVAVGTGRVDPDSLRAAGADRVFADLSDTGEVLTYMKSALQRGGRP, translated from the coding sequence GTGACGAAACCCGAATATGCGATCCTGTTCGATATCGACGGAACGCTGCTCGATTCCGGGGGTGCGGGCAGACGCGCCTATGCCCGCGCCATGCGCGAGGTCTACGGGATGCCGGGCCATCTCGAAGGCGTGAGCTTTTCCGGCGCCACCGACCGCGCCATGCTCGAACACCTGCTCGAACTGCACGGGCTCGAGTCCGGGGATTCCGAAGAGGACCGCTTTTTCCGCCTGCTGCCCGAGCTGCTCGAGATCGAACTTCAATCGCATCCGCCGCGGGTGTTTCCCGGCGTGCACAAACTGCTCGAGGCCCTCCATACGGATGCCCGCTTCGTGCTGGGCCTGGTCACGGGGAACGTCGAGCCGGCGGCGCGCATCAAGCTCCGTTGCGCCGGTCTCGGACGATATTTCGAACGGGGAGGGTTCGGCTGCGATCACGCCGACCGCATCGAGATCGCCCGCCGGGGCCTGCGCAGGATGGGAACGTTTCGAGCCGGTTGTCTCGTCGGCGACACTCCGAGCGATATCGCCGCGGCCCGGGCGCACGGTCTGATCGCCGTCGCCGTGGGGACCGGGCGGGTCGATCCCGACTCGCTGCGCGCCGCCGGCGCCGACCGCGTTTTCGCCGACCTCTCCGACACCGGCGAAGTGCTCACCTATATGAAGTCCGCACTGCAGCGAGGAGGCAGACCATGA
- a CDS encoding copper-transporting P-type ATPase, with product MSEDRRIYICPMCEGVRQEGPGQCPHCGMALEPESPGAGTGREGEDPELKEMNRRFRVSLVFGLPVFILAMGSMMPGVPIGRWVPETWSRWIQLVLATPVVAGCGSIFFVRAWKALRHGSLNMFTLISLGTGAAYLYSVAAVIAPQLFPPSFREEGHVVVYFEAAAMITVLVLIGQVMELRARKRTGAAVRELLELAPERARVIRDGEEQEVPLDQVEKGDRLRVRPGEKVPVDGTVAEGTSSVDESMITGEPMPAGKEPGDRVTGGTLNSRGSFIMTAEKVGSETVLSQIVDMVSAAQRSRAPIQRVADSVASWFVPAVVAVAVIAFIVWSLAGPEPRLAHALAAAVSVLIIACPCALGLATPMSIMVGVGRGASEGVLFRDAEQLEALERVDTLIVDKTGTLTEGRPGLQRCVPAGEGDEDEILRLAASLEQGSEHPLAAALVEAAREKGLELAAADSFEAVSGGGVRGTVDGREVLVGRASFLKDRGASGVDALTGQAGEAESQGATAVYLALDGKAAGWLAVADRLKETTPQAVEALHRLGIRLIMVTGDQERTAKAVAAELGIDDVVAGVAPEDKHDQIKRLKEAGRRVAMAGDGINDAPALAAADVGIAMGGGTDVAIESAGVTLVKGDLRGIERAFRLSRKVMRNIRQNLFFALVYNAAGVPVAAGILYPVFKVLLNPIIAAAAMSCSSVSVVSNALRLRKVAIR from the coding sequence ATGAGCGAAGACAGACGAATCTATATCTGTCCGATGTGTGAGGGGGTACGACAGGAAGGACCCGGCCAGTGCCCGCACTGCGGCATGGCGCTCGAGCCGGAGAGCCCGGGCGCGGGCACAGGCCGGGAAGGGGAAGATCCCGAACTGAAGGAGATGAACCGCCGTTTTCGGGTCTCGCTGGTATTCGGACTTCCGGTTTTCATCCTGGCGATGGGGTCGATGATGCCCGGCGTGCCGATCGGGCGCTGGGTTCCCGAAACCTGGTCGCGCTGGATCCAACTCGTGCTCGCCACGCCCGTGGTGGCCGGATGCGGAAGCATCTTTTTCGTGCGGGCATGGAAGGCCCTGAGGCACGGTTCGCTGAACATGTTCACGCTGATCTCACTGGGAACCGGAGCGGCTTACCTGTACAGCGTGGCCGCGGTTATCGCGCCGCAGCTCTTCCCGCCCTCTTTCCGGGAAGAAGGACATGTCGTCGTGTATTTCGAGGCGGCGGCGATGATCACCGTACTCGTACTGATCGGACAGGTGATGGAGCTGCGCGCCCGCAAGCGCACCGGGGCGGCGGTGCGTGAATTACTCGAACTGGCCCCTGAACGCGCCCGGGTCATCCGCGACGGCGAAGAGCAGGAGGTCCCGCTCGATCAGGTCGAAAAAGGCGACCGGCTTCGCGTGCGTCCCGGCGAGAAGGTCCCCGTGGACGGCACGGTCGCGGAGGGCACGAGTTCGGTCGACGAGTCGATGATCACGGGTGAGCCGATGCCTGCGGGCAAGGAGCCCGGCGACCGGGTGACCGGCGGGACGCTGAACAGCAGGGGGTCGTTCATCATGACCGCCGAGAAGGTGGGATCCGAAACCGTCCTCTCCCAGATCGTCGATATGGTGAGCGCGGCACAGCGCAGCCGCGCCCCGATCCAGCGCGTCGCCGATTCGGTGGCGTCATGGTTTGTTCCGGCGGTGGTGGCGGTCGCGGTGATCGCCTTTATCGTCTGGTCGCTCGCCGGGCCGGAGCCGCGACTCGCCCATGCCCTCGCGGCGGCGGTCTCCGTGCTCATTATCGCCTGCCCCTGCGCGCTGGGACTTGCGACCCCGATGTCGATCATGGTCGGCGTCGGGCGCGGCGCGAGCGAAGGGGTGCTCTTCAGGGATGCCGAACAGCTCGAAGCGCTGGAGCGCGTCGATACGCTGATCGTCGACAAGACCGGTACGCTCACCGAAGGCCGCCCCGGACTTCAGCGCTGTGTGCCCGCGGGGGAGGGGGATGAAGACGAAATCCTGCGTCTCGCCGCCTCGCTCGAACAGGGCAGCGAACATCCGCTCGCCGCCGCACTCGTCGAAGCCGCACGGGAGAAAGGGCTCGAACTCGCCGCGGCGGATTCGTTCGAAGCCGTTTCGGGTGGCGGCGTGCGCGGAACGGTGGATGGGCGCGAGGTGCTCGTGGGGCGGGCGTCGTTTCTGAAAGACCGCGGCGCGTCCGGGGTGGACGCGCTTACCGGACAGGCCGGCGAGGCCGAATCGCAGGGTGCGACGGCGGTGTACCTGGCCCTGGACGGAAAAGCCGCAGGCTGGCTTGCGGTCGCCGATCGCCTCAAGGAGACCACGCCGCAGGCGGTGGAGGCGCTTCACCGGCTGGGCATCCGGCTGATCATGGTCACTGGAGACCAGGAGCGCACGGCAAAGGCGGTGGCCGCAGAACTCGGCATCGACGACGTCGTGGCGGGCGTGGCGCCCGAAGACAAGCATGATCAGATCAAGCGCCTCAAGGAGGCCGGGCGGCGTGTGGCGATGGCCGGCGACGGGATCAACGACGCGCCGGCGCTCGCGGCCGCGGACGTGGGCATCGCCATGGGCGGCGGTACGGACGTGGCGATCGAAAGTGCGGGCGTGACTCTCGTGAAGGGCGATCTGCGCGGAATCGAGCGCGCGTTCAGGCTCAGCCGCAAGGTCATGCGCAATATCCGCCAGAACCTCTTTTTCGCGCTGGTCTATAACGCTGCCGGCGTACCGGTCGCGGCCGGAATTCTCTACCCCGTATTCAAGGTGCTGCTCAACCCGATCATTGCCGCCGCGGCCATGAGCTGCAGCTCCGTCTCGGTGGTCAGCAACGCGCTGCGGCTGCGCAAAGTCGCGATCCGGTAG
- the gdhA gene encoding NADP-specific glutamate dehydrogenase translates to MSVINDVIAKVKEKDPAQSEFHQAVEEVLHSLEATVERHPEFVRENIYERIVEPDRQIIFRVPWEDDEGRVHVNRGMRMEFNNAIGPYKGGLRFHPSVNPGIIKFLGFEQIFKNSLTTLPMGGGKGGSDFDPKGKSDREIMRFCQAFMRELFRHIGPDTDVPAGDIGVGGREIGYMFGMYKKLVNEHTGVLTGKGLDFGGSLIRPEATGYGAVYFAMEMIATRNESMEGKTAVVSGSGNVAQYSIEKVNELGGKAITISDSSGTVVDMDGIAGERWDFLMELKNIRKGRVKEYAEKFGADYYEGRSAWDVVSENDLKVDIALPSATQNEISGEHAQALVDRGCQVVSEGANMPSTPEAVKIFQDSGLLYGPGKAANAGGVAVSGLEMSQNSMKLSWSREEVDRKLQGIMKDIHASCLQAAEAYGKPEDYVAGANIAGFLKVARAMTSCGIV, encoded by the coding sequence ATGTCGGTAATCAATGATGTCATTGCGAAGGTGAAGGAAAAGGATCCGGCGCAGTCCGAGTTTCATCAGGCGGTGGAGGAGGTGCTTCATTCCCTGGAGGCGACGGTGGAGCGCCATCCCGAGTTTGTCCGCGAAAATATTTACGAGAGGATCGTGGAGCCTGACCGCCAGATCATCTTTCGCGTTCCGTGGGAGGACGACGAGGGCAGGGTTCACGTGAACCGCGGGATGCGGATGGAGTTCAACAATGCGATCGGCCCATACAAGGGCGGCCTCCGCTTCCACCCCTCGGTAAACCCGGGCATCATCAAGTTCCTCGGGTTCGAACAGATTTTCAAGAACTCGCTGACCACGCTCCCGATGGGCGGCGGCAAGGGCGGGTCGGACTTCGATCCGAAGGGCAAGTCGGACCGCGAGATCATGCGTTTCTGCCAGGCGTTCATGCGCGAGTTGTTCCGTCATATCGGCCCTGACACCGATGTGCCGGCGGGTGACATCGGCGTGGGCGGCCGGGAAATCGGTTACATGTTCGGCATGTACAAGAAGCTGGTCAACGAGCACACCGGCGTGCTGACCGGCAAAGGGCTCGATTTCGGCGGCAGCCTGATCCGTCCCGAGGCCACGGGGTACGGCGCGGTTTATTTCGCGATGGAAATGATCGCGACGCGCAATGAATCGATGGAGGGCAAGACCGCGGTGGTCAGCGGTTCGGGCAACGTGGCCCAGTATTCGATCGAAAAGGTCAACGAGCTCGGCGGCAAGGCGATCACGATCTCCGACTCGAGCGGTACGGTGGTCGACATGGACGGCATCGCCGGAGAACGCTGGGACTTCCTGATGGAGCTGAAGAACATCCGCAAGGGCCGCGTCAAGGAGTACGCCGAGAAGTTCGGCGCGGATTATTATGAGGGCAGGAGCGCCTGGGACGTGGTCAGCGAGAACGACCTCAAAGTCGACATCGCCCTGCCCTCGGCGACGCAGAACGAGATCAGCGGCGAGCACGCGCAGGCGCTGGTGGACCGCGGCTGCCAGGTGGTCTCGGAAGGCGCGAACATGCCTTCCACCCCGGAAGCGGTGAAGATCTTCCAGGACAGCGGACTGCTGTACGGTCCCGGCAAGGCCGCGAACGCCGGCGGCGTGGCGGTCTCGGGTCTCGAAATGAGCCAGAACAGCATGAAGCTGTCCTGGAGTCGCGAGGAGGTCGACCGCAAGCTCCAGGGGATCATGAAGGACATCCACGCTTCGTGCCTGCAGGCCGCGGAGGCGTACGGCAAGCCCGAGGACTACGTCGCGGGCGCCAACATCGCCGGATTCCTCAAGGTCGCGCGGGCGATGACGTCCTGCGGGATCGTGTAA